Proteins encoded in a region of the Paenibacillus wynnii genome:
- a CDS encoding MGMT family protein codes for MTPFTEKVVRIIQSIPEGKVMTYGSIAFAAGSPRGARQVVRILHSMSRKYNLPWHRVVNAKGMISLTEDESNSMQKLQLIGEGVIFDQKNAIDLKRFQFFPDLTD; via the coding sequence GTGACACCGTTCACGGAAAAAGTTGTCCGCATTATTCAATCTATTCCAGAAGGAAAGGTTATGACCTACGGAAGCATCGCTTTTGCTGCAGGCAGTCCGCGTGGAGCCCGACAAGTCGTTCGAATCCTTCACTCTATGAGCCGGAAGTATAATTTGCCGTGGCACCGGGTGGTTAACGCTAAGGGTATGATCTCCCTCACGGAAGATGAGTCCAACTCCATGCAGAAGCTTCAGCTGATCGGAGAGGGCGTTATTTTTGATCAGAAAAATGCGATTGACCTTAAGAGGTTTCAATTCTTTCCTGATCTGACAGACTAG
- a CDS encoding DUF1361 domain-containing protein, translating to MKELNYPKVFMLLAALSLATLAVYRVISLRTDTYYAFLIWNLFLAWIPFMFSMTVYQLDKWKIGGFLLLPLCAAWLLFFPNAPYIMTDLLHLTIRNKRYIVEGEVLSRYWYDLTMLLLFTWSAWMTGFFSLYQIQSVIYRKSNLLLSWIFVLAACGLGGYGVLLGRVYRLNSWDILTDRHQLYKLMVDSLNRQSVFFSLFITFVLLVIYATLYSFLNARGKKS from the coding sequence ATGAAGGAATTAAATTACCCCAAAGTATTTATGCTTTTGGCCGCTCTGTCGTTAGCAACACTTGCCGTGTACCGTGTAATCTCGTTGCGTACAGATACGTATTATGCTTTTCTGATCTGGAATCTGTTTCTAGCCTGGATTCCTTTTATGTTCTCGATGACTGTTTACCAATTGGACAAATGGAAAATTGGAGGGTTTCTCCTGCTTCCTCTTTGTGCTGCATGGCTGCTGTTTTTTCCGAACGCCCCGTATATCATGACCGATCTTCTGCATTTAACGATAAGGAACAAAAGGTACATAGTCGAGGGCGAAGTACTAAGCCGCTACTGGTATGACCTAACCATGCTGTTGTTATTTACCTGGAGCGCTTGGATGACCGGTTTCTTCTCGCTTTATCAGATTCAGTCGGTTATCTACCGCAAGAGCAACCTGCTCTTATCCTGGATATTTGTTCTTGCAGCCTGTGGCCTGGGAGGCTATGGCGTTCTACTCGGCAGGGTATACCGTCTTAATAGCTGGGATATATTAACGGATCGGCATCAGCTCTACAAGCTTATGGTCGACAGTCTAAATCGGCAGTCCGTATTTTTCAGCCTGTTCATCACTTTTGTTCTGCTTGTTATCTACGCTACCCTCTACAGTTTCCTAAATGCGCGTGGTAAGAAAAGCTAG
- a CDS encoding SulP family inorganic anion transporter yields the protein MTGWGRFQGYTLSSLRKDIISGTIVGIIAIPLGMAFAIASGVKPEYGIYTTIIAGILISLFGGSKFQIGGPTGAFIPILFAIGMQYGYENLLIAGMMAGVFLVIMGLLKLGVLIKFIPKPVTIGFTAGIAVIIFSGQIANFLGLRDMTRHEKFLDNMREIGVHISTINVYSILTAALCLVVVMLTIRFAPRVPGSLIGLLFATVLAALFFSGKVSTIGSAYGAIPNTLPSFHFPVITWDRMVSLIRPAFLIAILGAIESLLSAVVADGMTGERHNSNRELIGQGIANIIAPLFGGIPATGAIARTATNIKNGATSPISGVIHGVVVFLILLLFAPYASAIPLAAMAPILMVVAWNMSERKEFLHLLKTKTGDSLVLLITFLLTVFADLTLAVEVGLVLAVVLFVKRMGEVHGVSKVLPDPSSVKVAAHMVTDNHDCPQIGIYNVEGPLFFGAAYKFDHTMPGSGTDESTVILLRMAKVPFMDTTGEANLAGLVKQLQANGGKLMISSIQPQPLSMLRKTGLYDSIGAEHFYEHTGEAINDALRAIDKSKCAGCRHSAFRECSALSGLDEGLSQHSFKGRAKAGVIPELRGGI from the coding sequence ATGACAGGCTGGGGCCGGTTTCAAGGCTATACTCTTTCTTCTTTACGTAAGGATATAATATCAGGGACAATCGTCGGTATTATTGCCATCCCGTTAGGGATGGCATTTGCTATTGCTTCAGGCGTGAAGCCGGAGTACGGAATTTATACAACCATTATTGCGGGTATTCTAATTTCACTGTTCGGTGGATCGAAATTTCAAATTGGCGGACCTACAGGTGCATTTATCCCCATTTTATTCGCTATAGGCATGCAGTATGGATATGAGAACCTGCTGATTGCGGGGATGATGGCAGGAGTGTTTCTCGTCATCATGGGATTGTTGAAGCTCGGAGTTCTGATCAAATTTATCCCGAAGCCGGTGACGATAGGTTTTACAGCAGGCATAGCCGTTATTATATTTAGCGGACAGATTGCTAATTTCTTGGGTTTGCGCGATATGACGCGGCACGAGAAATTCCTGGATAATATGAGGGAGATCGGTGTCCATATATCTACAATTAACGTTTACAGCATTCTAACGGCTGCGCTTTGCCTCGTTGTGGTGATGCTGACTATTCGATTTGCACCAAGGGTGCCGGGATCACTTATTGGTCTTTTATTCGCTACGGTGCTTGCAGCACTGTTCTTCAGCGGCAAGGTGTCTACCATTGGTTCTGCCTATGGGGCTATTCCTAATACACTTCCAAGCTTTCACTTTCCAGTGATCACCTGGGACCGTATGGTTTCTCTAATCCGCCCGGCATTCCTAATCGCCATACTGGGTGCGATTGAATCGCTGTTGTCCGCCGTTGTGGCAGACGGCATGACGGGGGAACGTCATAACAGCAACCGCGAGCTGATCGGTCAGGGGATTGCCAATATTATCGCTCCGCTGTTCGGAGGGATTCCGGCGACCGGGGCTATTGCAAGAACAGCTACTAATATTAAGAACGGGGCAACCTCGCCTATCTCCGGGGTCATTCACGGAGTCGTTGTTTTTCTTATTCTACTGCTGTTTGCTCCATATGCTTCAGCTATACCGCTCGCTGCTATGGCACCTATCCTGATGGTAGTCGCCTGGAATATGAGCGAGCGCAAGGAGTTCCTTCACCTGCTCAAGACCAAAACCGGTGATTCGCTGGTATTGCTCATCACTTTTCTATTGACGGTGTTTGCAGACCTGACACTTGCGGTAGAGGTGGGGCTTGTTCTTGCCGTAGTTCTATTTGTAAAACGGATGGGCGAGGTTCATGGAGTCTCCAAGGTACTTCCTGATCCGTCATCTGTTAAGGTAGCGGCACACATGGTTACAGACAATCATGACTGCCCGCAGATCGGGATTTACAACGTAGAGGGACCGCTATTTTTCGGGGCTGCTTATAAATTCGATCATACGATGCCTGGTTCAGGTACGGATGAGTCTACTGTTATATTATTGCGGATGGCAAAGGTTCCATTCATGGATACCACCGGAGAGGCTAATTTGGCTGGACTAGTGAAGCAGTTGCAGGCCAACGGGGGTAAGCTGATGATATCGAGTATTCAACCTCAACCGCTCAGTATGCTGAGAAAGACGGGATTGTATGATAGCATCGGTGCAGAACATTTCTACGAGCATACCGGGGAAGCGATTAATGATGCGCTGCGCGCTATCGATAAGAGTAAGTGTGCAGGCTGCAGACATTCGGCTTTCAGAGAATGTAGTGCTCTCTCAGGCCTGGATGAAGGTTTAAGTCAACACTCCTTCAAAGGACGCGCAAAGGCCGGGGTAATACCTGAGCTTCGCGGCGGAATTTAG
- a CDS encoding ArsR/SmtB family transcription factor yields the protein MNSDIQQFKTEFFKALAHPMRIRILELLSEGEKNVNELQAILGSEGSAVSQQLAVLRAKNVVASVKDGTSVIYSLRDPLIKDLLAVTKQIFDNHLVNTISLLEGIRSE from the coding sequence ATGAACAGCGATATTCAGCAATTTAAGACAGAGTTTTTCAAGGCGTTGGCGCATCCTATGCGAATTCGTATATTGGAGCTGCTAAGCGAGGGTGAAAAGAATGTAAATGAACTTCAGGCTATTTTAGGCTCGGAGGGCTCTGCTGTGTCTCAACAACTAGCTGTGTTGCGGGCCAAAAATGTGGTAGCCAGCGTCAAGGATGGAACCTCAGTCATCTACTCCCTTCGAGATCCCCTAATCAAAGACCTTTTGGCTGTCACCAAGCAAATATTCGATAATCATCTTGTGAATACTATTTCCTTGCTGGAAGGCATCCGCAGCGAGTGA
- a CDS encoding putative quinol monooxygenase — MIITHAVFHVLPERRAQFLEEVKPLIAASVAEEGNQSYELYRHTENENDFIMVETWRDSEAVSEHNASGHFTAFAAKAGTFLSAPLDVKVYNGNVL, encoded by the coding sequence ATGATTATTACTCATGCTGTTTTTCATGTGCTTCCAGAGCGTCGGGCTCAATTTCTGGAAGAAGTTAAGCCGTTGATTGCTGCTTCGGTTGCTGAAGAAGGCAATCAATCCTATGAATTGTACAGACATACAGAGAATGAAAATGACTTTATAATGGTGGAGACCTGGCGTGATTCAGAGGCCGTCTCTGAACATAATGCGAGTGGACACTTTACTGCATTTGCTGCAAAAGCTGGAACCTTCCTGTCTGCACCGCTGGATGTTAAGGTCTATAACGGCAATGTATTATAA
- a CDS encoding nitroreductase family protein, which yields MNATQTNDFTSIITGRRSIRKYDSSVKISKEEMTEILTEATLAPSSVNMQPWRFIVIESAEGKSKLAPLAKFNQIQVETSSAVIAVFGDLNNFDYAEEIYGAAVERGLMPADVKERQLTALAGHFSTLPADVNKDTVLIDAGLVSMQLMLAARAHGYDTNPIGGYEKDRIAEAYGLDKERYIPVMLISIGKAAEEGYASVRLPIDKITDWK from the coding sequence ATGAACGCTACACAAACCAATGACTTTACCAGCATAATTACAGGTCGCCGCTCCATTCGTAAATATGATTCATCCGTTAAAATCAGTAAGGAAGAGATGACTGAAATTCTTACGGAAGCTACACTCGCCCCTTCATCGGTGAACATGCAACCGTGGCGTTTTATTGTTATTGAAAGTGCAGAAGGAAAATCAAAGCTGGCTCCATTGGCCAAGTTCAATCAGATTCAGGTAGAAACGTCATCTGCTGTCATTGCTGTATTTGGAGATTTGAACAACTTCGATTATGCTGAAGAAATCTATGGCGCTGCTGTTGAGCGTGGACTAATGCCTGCTGATGTGAAGGAAAGACAGCTTACCGCATTGGCTGGTCATTTCTCCACACTGCCTGCCGATGTGAATAAGGATACCGTTCTAATTGATGCTGGCCTCGTTTCTATGCAGCTTATGCTGGCAGCCCGTGCTCACGGTTATGACACCAACCCGATTGGCGGATATGAAAAGGATCGAATTGCCGAGGCTTATGGCTTGGACAAGGAACGTTACATCCCTGTGATGCTTATTTCCATCGGCAAAGCAGCGGAAGAGGGCTACGCATCGGTACGCCTTCCGATTGACAAAATCACGGATTGGAAATAA
- a CDS encoding MarR family winged helix-turn-helix transcriptional regulator, translating to MTEHRPQEDHIFELLQSLNKGIGPKFERCAGISPSRLRLLQELFQVDEISQISLQKAIDIDAAAITRHLKGLEEDGVITRRNNPADNRVTLVSLTQKGREKIVSYRKEKNQFINGLLTDFDEQDRIALIDLLTRIQHNIGSL from the coding sequence ATGACTGAGCATCGTCCCCAGGAAGATCACATATTTGAGCTGCTGCAGTCTTTAAATAAGGGTATCGGTCCTAAATTCGAACGATGTGCCGGTATAAGTCCTTCCCGTCTCCGTCTTCTGCAAGAGCTGTTCCAAGTCGACGAGATTAGCCAGATTTCATTGCAAAAGGCCATTGATATTGATGCGGCGGCAATCACCCGACATTTAAAGGGCCTCGAAGAAGACGGGGTGATTACCCGTCGTAATAATCCGGCTGACAATAGGGTTACGCTTGTGTCTCTTACCCAAAAAGGCCGGGAAAAAATCGTTTCCTATCGCAAAGAAAAGAATCAATTTATTAACGGGTTGCTTACTGATTTTGACGAACAGGACCGCATTGCGCTGATTGATTTACTAACACGCATACAACATAATATCGGATCGCTGTAA
- a CDS encoding carbon-nitrogen family hydrolase, producing MRISLIQMDIAFGNPEANYSAAELKIREAAAEAPDCLILPELWTTGYDLTRLTDIADTDGGITKNFISSLAKEYGINIVAGSIAKMNSDGITNTMLVFNRKGELIGEYSKLHLFGLMEEHLYLQPGESKGLFTLDGVSSAGVICYDIRFPEWIRAHMTQGAEVLFVSAEWPLPRLSHWRALLISRAIENQCYVVACNRTGTDPANTFAGHSMIIDPWGEIVCEASESEAIVSGELDLDKVRSIRQQIPIFLDRRPHLYM from the coding sequence TTGAGAATATCCTTGATCCAGATGGATATAGCATTCGGCAATCCTGAGGCTAATTATTCCGCTGCGGAATTGAAAATTAGGGAAGCTGCCGCTGAAGCCCCCGACTGCCTTATTCTTCCTGAGCTGTGGACCACGGGTTATGATTTAACCCGGTTGACAGACATTGCCGACACTGATGGGGGAATCACCAAGAACTTCATCTCGTCTCTCGCAAAGGAATATGGCATTAACATTGTAGCGGGCTCTATCGCCAAAATGAATTCTGACGGTATAACTAACACTATGCTCGTATTTAACCGCAAAGGTGAACTCATTGGGGAATACAGCAAGCTGCATCTGTTCGGATTGATGGAAGAACACCTGTATTTACAGCCTGGCGAAAGCAAAGGATTATTCACATTGGATGGTGTATCGAGCGCCGGTGTAATCTGCTACGATATCCGATTCCCGGAGTGGATTCGGGCCCACATGACTCAGGGTGCTGAAGTGTTGTTCGTCAGTGCCGAGTGGCCGCTGCCAAGGCTGTCTCACTGGCGTGCGCTGTTAATTAGCCGAGCCATCGAAAATCAGTGCTATGTTGTAGCTTGCAACCGTACAGGAACGGATCCTGCCAACACCTTCGCCGGCCACTCCATGATCATTGATCCATGGGGAGAAATCGTTTGCGAAGCCTCTGAAAGTGAAGCCATCGTTAGTGGTGAGCTTGATTTGGACAAAGTGCGCTCGATTCGGCAGCAAATCCCCATTTTCCTAGACAGACGTCCGCATCTTTATATGTAG
- a CDS encoding lipoate--protein ligase family protein codes for MINGRSNPGKYTEMSQLPQQMGLFEHVHRKAAEHNNSERVGETDKPAASGDMLIPFAFEETLCRDVGAGLVLPSIHLWSHQGGVALGLRDSKLPCAGVAMLRLEEQGIRTAVRHSGGAAVPLDEGVINISLILPKSRGKLDFHDDFRLLASLITEAVAVSHPLAAANVEAGEITHSYCPGDFDLAIGGRKFCGIAQRRQSHAYFVHAFVVISGSGQERGELIRRFYEEAACGQEGLSYPDVRPETLAGLGELGGPATTEVFTAAILQVLANRGIQVKPAAVLEEETGYTLDYEDIRVLEAARVLRERYA; via the coding sequence ATGATCAATGGACGATCTAATCCAGGAAAATATACAGAGATGAGCCAGCTTCCGCAGCAGATGGGACTGTTTGAGCATGTACATCGGAAGGCTGCAGAGCACAATAACAGTGAACGGGTTGGGGAGACAGATAAGCCTGCTGCATCCGGTGACATGCTGATCCCGTTCGCGTTTGAAGAAACGCTGTGCCGTGACGTTGGGGCGGGCTTGGTGCTCCCGTCGATACACCTTTGGAGTCACCAAGGGGGAGTGGCACTGGGACTCCGGGATAGCAAACTTCCCTGTGCAGGAGTAGCTATGTTAAGGCTTGAGGAACAGGGTATCCGCACAGCCGTTCGACATTCAGGAGGTGCTGCTGTACCGCTTGATGAAGGGGTGATTAACATCTCCCTGATTCTGCCGAAAAGCCGCGGCAAGCTGGACTTTCATGATGATTTCCGACTATTGGCTTCCTTGATAACGGAAGCTGTCGCCGTCTCTCACCCGTTGGCGGCGGCTAATGTTGAGGCGGGAGAGATTACTCACTCCTATTGCCCAGGTGACTTTGATCTGGCGATTGGCGGCCGTAAATTCTGCGGAATTGCCCAGCGGCGGCAGAGTCACGCCTATTTTGTACACGCTTTTGTGGTTATATCCGGGTCCGGACAGGAGCGAGGGGAGCTTATTCGCCGCTTCTATGAAGAGGCTGCCTGCGGGCAAGAAGGACTGTCCTATCCTGATGTACGACCGGAAACCCTTGCCGGATTGGGGGAGCTTGGCGGCCCGGCAACAACGGAGGTATTTACTGCGGCTATACTTCAGGTGCTAGCTAACCGCGGGATTCAAGTTAAGCCGGCTGCTGTCCTGGAGGAGGAGACAGGCTATACTTTGGACTATGAAGACATACGTGTGCTGGAAGCCGCTCGGGTCCTGCGGGAACGTTACGCATAG
- a CDS encoding copper amine oxidase N-terminal domain-containing protein, protein MTIKSKFAGVLGLGVLISCGGLYAGEHPVLAQAASAPISAAAVSVTVKTPIVKVNGIKLSLTDTPYLKQGRVMVPLRGVAEGMGAAVTWNKATLTATVARGVHKARMTAGSTAAFKDGNPVTLDVPAELRNGRIYIPLRFSAESMGGTVSWNASTWTASIAMPLIPSAAKLIIQTTADAAVAALKNEDWSALAALSSQQGVRFSPYGYVNTASDRVLSHSSLTTAPLDNTAYLWGSFDGTGDPILLNFAGYYDRFIYSSDFAAAPQIGYNMSIGTGNTINNAHNIYPNAIVVEYHYAGFDPQYAGMDWQSLRLVFEEEGSQWVLVGIIHDQWTI, encoded by the coding sequence ATGACGATTAAGAGTAAGTTTGCAGGGGTATTGGGCTTGGGCGTTCTGATCTCATGTGGGGGTTTATACGCGGGTGAACATCCGGTTCTGGCTCAGGCTGCATCTGCCCCAATAAGTGCCGCAGCTGTTTCTGTCACAGTTAAGACTCCTATAGTTAAAGTTAACGGCATAAAGCTATCCCTTACTGATACTCCTTATCTAAAGCAGGGTAGAGTAATGGTGCCTCTTAGAGGAGTGGCAGAGGGTATGGGTGCAGCAGTGACTTGGAATAAGGCAACCCTGACCGCAACGGTTGCTCGAGGCGTGCATAAGGCTCGGATGACAGCCGGTAGTACTGCAGCTTTTAAAGACGGCAATCCCGTAACTCTTGACGTCCCTGCAGAACTTCGGAACGGCCGAATCTATATTCCTCTGCGCTTCTCCGCTGAAAGCATGGGTGGGACGGTATCCTGGAATGCTTCAACATGGACAGCCTCCATAGCGATGCCGCTTATCCCATCCGCAGCTAAGTTGATTATTCAAACCACGGCAGATGCGGCAGTGGCGGCACTTAAGAATGAAGATTGGAGCGCATTGGCAGCTTTGAGTTCCCAGCAGGGAGTTCGTTTCTCCCCTTACGGTTATGTGAACACAGCAAGTGATCGTGTACTGAGTCATAGCTCCTTAACTACTGCGCCTTTAGACAATACTGCCTATCTCTGGGGTTCCTTTGATGGCACTGGCGATCCTATATTGTTGAACTTTGCCGGTTATTATGATCGATTTATATACAGCTCTGACTTCGCAGCAGCCCCGCAAATCGGTTACAATATGTCTATTGGTACGGGTAATACGATTAATAACGCGCATAATATTTATCCAAATGCTATTGTAGTCGAATATCATTACGCCGGATTTGATCCGCAATATGCCGGTATGGATTGGCAGAGCTTGCGGCTAGTATTCGAGGAAGAGGGTAGTCAGTGGGTACTCGTGGGCATTATTCATGATCAATGGACGATCTAA
- a CDS encoding CHAD domain-containing protein, with protein sequence MNVEELSRTGQVSKAEQWEQALHLLYINFQDYSKAALKKFDEEDIHQARVNSRKLLTLLAILDPSHSSGLYPYFKKAQKLLGKVRDDDVLIDSFKKRRKHSKEAEDTKSAELLKAVINYQKEKRKKHRQRLADELPKLLGKKLDEQWNTFLTALLKPLVAKRDANVVMRELEVAFEQKKQSCRALFRRPEGDSEEAYEALHQLRIGAKELRYTANAAAFALNQKFHTHEQIYSEIQGQLGQINDKRVWLQTLNRIGREELDISKKTWEVFTDTLKAEVLDALHQEDIANLIGKSK encoded by the coding sequence ATGAATGTGGAAGAACTGTCAAGAACTGGACAGGTTAGTAAGGCGGAGCAATGGGAACAGGCACTTCATTTACTTTATATCAACTTTCAGGACTATAGTAAGGCTGCGCTTAAAAAGTTTGATGAAGAAGACATTCATCAGGCACGGGTGAACAGCCGTAAGCTTCTTACTCTGTTAGCCATTCTGGATCCAAGTCACTCTTCAGGGTTATACCCATACTTCAAAAAAGCGCAAAAGCTGCTGGGTAAGGTTAGGGACGATGACGTACTCATTGATTCTTTTAAAAAAAGACGGAAACACTCCAAAGAAGCCGAGGACACAAAAAGCGCCGAGCTTCTAAAAGCTGTAATCAACTACCAGAAGGAAAAACGCAAAAAACATCGTCAAAGGCTCGCTGATGAGCTGCCTAAGCTATTAGGAAAAAAGCTGGATGAACAATGGAACACCTTCCTAACAGCGCTATTGAAACCCCTGGTAGCGAAGAGAGATGCCAATGTTGTTATGCGAGAGCTTGAGGTTGCTTTTGAACAAAAGAAACAATCATGCAGAGCTTTATTTCGGAGACCTGAAGGAGACTCAGAGGAAGCGTATGAAGCACTGCATCAATTGCGAATTGGGGCCAAAGAGCTTCGGTACACAGCCAATGCTGCTGCCTTTGCGCTGAATCAGAAATTCCATACTCATGAGCAAATTTATTCGGAGATACAAGGACAGCTCGGACAGATTAATGATAAGCGGGTATGGCTCCAGACTTTGAACCGTATTGGACGCGAGGAGTTGGATATCAGCAAAAAAACTTGGGAAGTCTTCACTGACACTCTTAAAGCAGAGGTTCTGGATGCTTTACATCAGGAGGATATAGCTAATCTCATAGGCAAGTCCAAATAA
- the trxA gene encoding thioredoxin, producing MTIQANSAEWLHTELQRGGIVLVDYGAAWCPPCKVLLPLLEELHQEYGDEVTVVKVDCDELPELAAEAGVMSMPTVIVYKDGQPMEKLVGLRPKSVYQSLLNKQLLDRKAI from the coding sequence TTGACAATACAAGCGAATAGTGCCGAATGGCTGCATACAGAGTTACAGCGGGGCGGAATAGTCTTAGTGGACTATGGTGCGGCGTGGTGTCCTCCCTGCAAGGTGCTGCTGCCTTTGTTGGAGGAGCTTCATCAGGAATATGGTGACGAGGTGACTGTTGTTAAGGTGGACTGTGACGAATTGCCCGAACTGGCAGCGGAAGCAGGTGTGATGAGCATGCCTACAGTCATAGTGTACAAGGACGGCCAACCCATGGAGAAGCTGGTAGGCTTACGCCCAAAGTCGGTCTATCAAAGCCTGTTGAATAAGCAACTGCTTGATCGGAAAGCGATTTAA
- a CDS encoding MerR family transcriptional regulator — MKIGELATLTGVSVRSLRYYESQGLITPVRQANGYREYSPLAVETVETIKLYLNLGLSTEQIAGFLHCVLRNKEAFCAEVMPLYESKLADIERQLLELNQIKHNLEERMASIMLEQRRESN, encoded by the coding sequence ATGAAAATAGGTGAGCTTGCAACACTGACTGGCGTTAGCGTTCGGTCATTGCGATATTATGAAAGTCAGGGATTGATTACACCGGTCCGTCAGGCCAACGGATATAGGGAGTATTCACCACTTGCTGTGGAGACAGTTGAAACGATTAAGCTATATTTGAATTTGGGTCTGTCAACGGAACAAATCGCTGGATTTCTGCACTGTGTGCTCAGGAACAAAGAGGCCTTCTGCGCAGAAGTGATGCCTCTATACGAGAGCAAGCTTGCAGATATTGAACGCCAGCTATTGGAGTTGAATCAGATCAAGCATAATTTGGAGGAGCGTATGGCTTCAATTATGCTAGAACAAAGGAGGGAATCGAATTGA
- a CDS encoding Ger(x)C family spore germination protein gives MRRRGVILLLLAGCILLSGCWSSSPIEDLNIQVGIALDAADETGMEKEFEKKGGKYPKRNKITCTYQFIIPEGSSSGSKRDGTQSKIYYNMSDTGDSIFETIRELSLRTNRNPVGHHLKTIVIGESLARTTNLAELIDFFTRDNDIRLSVLVLVSKGKASEVLGQALPNQIPALVLKGIYNNRDRNTRIWEPLSLAKLIGPLHGKTSFIVQNVISSGKEPKFAGAGVIKGETGKLVGFLDESGVEGLIWLTGRGKGGVLKMHDAEDDKLITYEIKTIGSKIKAKVKGDDISFQVKVESTGRYIEMFVPGGEPLDESRIKKDERVLEKHVKEMIQKTVAKMQGEFHVDAAEFGRILHIQHPDVWNKVKENWDDTFSHTPITYEVKIDIKDYGASGTMIE, from the coding sequence ATGAGACGCAGGGGAGTAATCCTTTTGCTGCTGGCAGGATGTATTCTGCTTTCTGGTTGCTGGAGTAGTTCGCCCATTGAGGATTTAAATATACAGGTAGGTATTGCTCTGGACGCTGCAGATGAAACTGGAATGGAAAAAGAATTTGAGAAAAAGGGCGGTAAATATCCGAAACGGAATAAGATAACCTGTACCTATCAATTTATTATTCCCGAAGGCTCATCATCTGGCTCCAAGAGAGATGGGACCCAATCTAAAATTTACTACAATATGTCTGATACAGGGGACTCTATCTTCGAGACTATCCGGGAACTATCACTGCGTACGAACCGTAACCCCGTTGGACATCACCTGAAAACCATTGTGATCGGAGAGTCGCTTGCACGTACAACTAATCTCGCCGAGCTTATAGATTTCTTCACCCGTGATAATGATATTCGACTAAGTGTACTGGTGCTGGTCAGCAAAGGAAAGGCCAGCGAGGTACTGGGTCAAGCACTACCGAATCAAATTCCTGCATTGGTGCTTAAAGGCATTTATAACAACCGAGATCGGAACACCCGGATATGGGAGCCTTTATCTTTAGCTAAATTAATTGGCCCGTTACATGGGAAGACCAGCTTTATAGTGCAGAACGTTATCAGTTCAGGCAAAGAGCCCAAGTTTGCTGGAGCCGGCGTAATTAAAGGAGAAACAGGAAAGCTAGTCGGTTTTCTCGATGAGTCTGGGGTGGAGGGCCTGATTTGGCTTACGGGTAGGGGTAAGGGTGGAGTGCTTAAGATGCATGATGCAGAGGATGATAAACTTATTACGTATGAGATTAAGACTATAGGTAGTAAAATCAAGGCAAAGGTAAAGGGTGACGATATCTCTTTTCAGGTAAAGGTAGAATCAACAGGAAGATATATTGAGATGTTCGTTCCCGGCGGAGAGCCATTAGACGAGTCTCGTATAAAGAAAGATGAGAGAGTGCTGGAGAAGCATGTGAAAGAGATGATTCAAAAAACAGTGGCTAAAATGCAAGGAGAATTCCATGTAGATGCTGCTGAATTTGGAAGAATCCTGCATATCCAACACCCGGACGTATGGAACAAGGTGAAGGAGAATTGGGATGATACTTTTAGCCACACTCCGATTACGTATGAGGTGAAAATCGACATCAAGGATTATGGGGCTTCCGGAACAATGATTGAATAG